The proteins below are encoded in one region of Helianthus annuus cultivar XRQ/B chromosome 2, HanXRQr2.0-SUNRISE, whole genome shotgun sequence:
- the LOC110890188 gene encoding RING-H2 finger protein ATL38, which produces MDQNKFSLIKRVVVMVLVLLAANSYATTVTTNEPPLSAPLKTELKIHPTMAILFAFLLTAFLSTCLFFFYLCRYTNRQLALAATTGHSGDQRTAMALATAPRGLDPAVIATFTSFTYSTVKDIKIGQHVLECAVCLNEFGDHEVLRLLPECNHVFHRDCIDEWLASHVTCPVCRASLVPNTSQHSQETELTSGQNRHTKDHVSVELVNLKHDLAPPTKLSRSCSMGQVMVQRNVENVDRYTLRLPDKVQNVLINTRTDVSLSSECSLNTSLKSASANFIRGSNYFAYERFGHERRLRSGNGFSNNIVNVSTATSERFLTSVRSSNKDTDMMTRLNDS; this is translated from the coding sequence ATGGATCAAAACAAGTTTTCACTGATAAAACGAGTTGTTGTCATGGTTCTCGTGTTACTAGCAGCAAACAGTTACGCCACCACAGTAACCACCAACGAACCACCACTGTCTGCGCCACTGAAAACCGAACTAAAGATTCACCCAACCATGGCAATATTGTTCGCCTTCTTGTTAACAGCCTTCTTATCAACTTGCTTATTTTTCTTCTACTTGTGTCGCTACACTAATCGTCAGCTGGCTCTCGCCGCCACCACAGGCCACAGCGGCGATCAAAGGACCGCCATGGCGCTGGCTACAGCGCCTCGTGGGCTTGACCCTGCGGTTATTGCTACATTCACAAGTTTTACGTATTCAACCGTGAAAGATATCAAGATTGGTCAACATGTGCTAGAATGTGCCGTGTGCTTAAATGAGTTCGGTGATCATGAGGTTCTACGATTGTTACCGGAATGTAACCATGTGTTTCATCGAGATTGTATAGATGAGTGGTTGGCTTCACATGTCACATGTCCAGTTTGTCGAGCGAGTCTTGTTCCGAACACCAGTCAACACAGTCAAGAAACTGAGTTGACCAGTGGCCAGAACAGGCACACAAAAGATCATGTTTCAGTTGAACTAGTCAACCTGAAACATGATCTTGCACCTCCTACAAAATTGTCTCGTTCTTGTTCGATGGGACAAGTGATGGTGCAACGAAACGTAGAAAACGTTGATCGATACACATTAAGGTTACCAGACAAGGTACAAAATGTTTTAATAAACACTAGGACTGATGTATCATTATCATCGGAATGTAGTTTGAACACGAGTCTTAAGAGTGCAAGTGCAAATTTCATCAGAGGGTCAAATTATTTTGCCTACGAAAGGTTTGGCCATGAAAGACGACTGCGTAGTGGTAATGGATTCAGTAACAATATTGTTAATGTTTCCACAGCCACTTCAGAACGATTTTTGACTTCTGTTAGGTCATCAAATAAGGATACCGATATGATGACAAGATTAAACGATAGTTAA